One genomic region from Enterobacter hormaechei ATCC 49162 encodes:
- the fimC gene encoding type 1 fimbria chaperone FimC, with translation MNTLIKPGLFLSFILMMISATANASGGIALGATRVIYPADAKQTSLAITNSNKQERYLINAWIENANGQKEKTFAVTPPLFVSEPASENTLRIIYAGPALPADRESLFYMNVKAIPSVSKKHQDGNNVLQLAILSRIKLFVRPASLAMPPEEALSQLRFERVGNHLKVSNASPYYVTLVNLKLGGQTLDNLMVAPKSSAQQVLPTAASGTLSWQSVNDYGAITPARSVSL, from the coding sequence ATGAACACCCTGATTAAACCTGGACTGTTTTTATCTTTTATTTTGATGATGATTTCTGCCACCGCGAATGCGTCCGGCGGAATTGCGCTGGGCGCGACGCGCGTTATTTATCCGGCCGATGCAAAACAAACGTCGCTGGCGATCACCAACAGCAATAAACAAGAGCGCTATTTAATTAACGCGTGGATAGAAAATGCTAACGGGCAAAAGGAAAAAACCTTTGCCGTCACGCCGCCGCTGTTTGTCAGCGAGCCAGCCAGCGAAAACACCCTGCGCATTATCTACGCAGGCCCGGCGCTGCCTGCCGATCGCGAATCGCTTTTTTACATGAACGTCAAAGCGATTCCCTCCGTCAGCAAAAAACATCAGGACGGCAACAACGTCCTGCAACTGGCCATTCTGTCTCGCATCAAGCTGTTTGTTCGCCCGGCTAGTCTGGCGATGCCGCCGGAAGAGGCGCTCTCACAGCTGCGCTTTGAGCGCGTCGGCAACCATCTTAAGGTGAGCAATGCCTCGCCGTATTACGTCACGCTGGTCAATCTGAAACTTGGCGGTCAGACCCTGGATAACCTGATGGTTGCCCCCAAAAGCTCGGCGCAGCAAGTGCTGCCCACCGCAGCGAGCGGCACGCTCTCCTGGCAGAGTGTGAACGACTATGGCGCCATTACCCCGGCGCGTAGCGTCAGCCTGTGA
- the fimI gene encoding type 1 fimbrial protein subunit FimI has product MTRTGILLCALAIAPAVNAHTVVIDGGKVHLRGELVNGGCAVAPDSQNMRVDMGQYRTNAFSGVGSFSTVNVPFTVRLLDCSVDVSRTVGIQFQGVTPAEDPQVFLATSRPGENAVSSGVGLALFDEQQRQIIPNATAVSWLPINTRELAFHFSARYRAISEHLVPGTIQSNVWFTLIYP; this is encoded by the coding sequence ATGACAAGGACTGGGATACTGCTGTGTGCCCTTGCGATTGCCCCAGCGGTAAACGCACATACCGTTGTGATTGACGGCGGCAAAGTACACCTCAGGGGAGAGCTGGTTAACGGCGGCTGCGCCGTGGCCCCGGACAGCCAGAATATGCGCGTGGATATGGGGCAATACCGCACAAACGCCTTTTCCGGCGTCGGCAGCTTTTCCACGGTTAATGTGCCTTTCACCGTACGCCTGCTGGATTGCAGCGTGGACGTCTCCCGCACCGTAGGGATCCAGTTCCAGGGAGTGACACCGGCAGAAGACCCGCAGGTTTTCCTGGCGACATCGCGGCCGGGGGAAAACGCGGTCAGCAGTGGTGTCGGGCTGGCGCTTTTTGACGAACAGCAACGCCAAATCATCCCGAACGCGACGGCGGTGAGCTGGTTGCCCATTAATACCCGCGAGCTGGCATTTCATTTCAGCGCCCGCTACCGGGCAATATCCGAACACCTTGTACCAGGCACTATTCAGTCGAATGTCTGGTTTACGTTGATTTATCCCTGA